AGGGATAGGTTCGATATATTCTATACGAGGAATCTTTCAGCCGGTGAATTCCACTCTCTTTCGCAAGAAGACATATGTACTATTTCCCTTCAACGATTTTCGGTTTAATTTTTTTATATTATGCGATATAGTTTGATTTGGTGTCAAGAGGTATTTTAAAAAATAAATAGAGCGACAAGTTCTTGTATGAAATGATTGCCCTACTGAATGAAAATACAAATTGATATAACTGCAACTCATATTCATAAACATAATACCTTACATTATAGTGTATATATTTACAGAATGTCGAATATAATTCATTTTTATCTTTTACTGTTGCAAAAAGGAATATATTCTCTTAGAATGTTTCTTTATATTGCCTGGAGATGTTATTGTTATTTTAAGATAACAATTTCGAAATAATATAATTTATTAAAAAGGAGCAAGATTGAGTTATTATGGATAAACAAATTGGATTCATCGGATGCGGAAATATGGGAATGGCTATCATTGGCGGAATGCTAAACAAAAAGGTAGTGTCTGCAAATCATGTTATTTGTTCGGATTTAAACACTACGAATTTAAAACATGCTAACGAAAAATATGGGCTAACTACAACTACTGACAATAATGAGGTAGCTAAAAATGCTGATATTTTAATTTTATCAATTAAACCGGACCTATACGCAGCGGTCATTAACGAAATAAAAGAAGTCATCAAAAACGATGTTATCGTCGTAACGATCGCTGCCGGCAAAAGCATTAAAAGTACTGAAGAAGCTTTTGATAAAAAATTAAAAGTTGTAAGAGTAATGCCTAATACACCTGCTCTTGTTGGAGAAGGAATGTCTGCGTTATGCCCTAATGAAATGGTGACAGAAAAAGATTTAGAAGATGTGCTAAACATTTTCAATAGCTTTGGTCAAGCAGAGATTGTAAGTGAAAAATTAATGGATGTTGTTACATCAGTAAGTGGTTCTTCACCAGCATACGTATATATGATTATAGAGGCGATGGCAGATGCTGCTGTACTAGATGGTATGCCTAGAAATCAAGCATATAAATTCGCTGCTCAAGCTGTATTAGGGTCTGCAAAAATGGTACTAGAAACAGGAATACATCCAGGTGAATTGAAAGATATGGTTTGTTCTCCTGGCGGAACAACGATAGAAGCTGTAGCAACATTAGAGGAAAAAGGCTTACGCACAGCCATCATTTCAGCTATGCAGCGCTGTACGCAAAAGTCTATTGAACTGTCTAGCCAAACAAAAAAATAAAACGATAAAAGAGATCATGTTAGCTATGAATTCATATGAATTTAACTAGAAATGCACTACATGATAAACGGCCAAATTCGAATATACTTGAGTTTGGCCGTTTTAGTTTTTAATTATATTAAAATAATTTTACTCATCACACTACTTTACTTGTGTAATTTTATTAGAAACTAATAATTTTTCAATGCATTTCGGCAACATATCTAATAGCGTTTCAAATGCGTAGTTTACATCTAGACGTTCTGTCCATTGATGTGCATCTTTTCCTACCGGTCCCATATTTAATACTGGAACGTCAAACTCTTCTAGTTCCTGAAGTGGAATCGAGTAACCTTTATCCCATAATGGCATATTGTCTACAAGTGAACTCATTGAATGTAGTGGATTCTGTAAGCCCACATAGCTCAAATCTGAAATTCCTCCAAAATAGTTTTGGTTTTCAAATGTAATGTTATGATTGTAATGTGCATACTTTTCCATTTCTGCAACTACTTCTTTAATTAATGGATCGTTGCGTGAACTTACAGCTGGATAATATGGTGGAGCAAAGAAAAGTACAATCATCGGCGCCTTTTCTTTACATAAAATAGCTAGTTTATCTACTAAATCAATTGTTACCGCACGATCATCTTTCTCTTCTCTATTTTTTATTATACTAGATTGAATATCATCTATTTTCGCTTGACCATGTTGTTCAATTGCATAAGCGATAAGCTCTTCGTACGTTAATACATTCACTTTCATATTAGGCGGTATAAACGGATTATATTTAGAAAAACGATATGCTTGCTTTTCATATTTCTCTTCTATTTTCTCTGCTATTTTCGTTACTTTTTGACGTAACAATGAAACGACATCTGTCATTGATTTTTCTAGTAAAAACAAATTAAATAATGTAACGGCACGATGCGGAATTTGTACAGAATAATCCTCCTTTAAGTCCCGTTGAAGTAAGTTAGTTGGCGGAGGACTCGCTTCCCCTTCTACAATATCACAAAGGTCCGTATTCAACTCTAATTCTGCTGTTATTAATGACGCCATATAACTACCATTTAAGCCCGCAAAAGGTTCACCTACATGTGTTTCTTTACCATAGCAAAGAAATCCAGGTAACACTTTACCAATAGAACCCGTGTAAATATACTTATTTTGGTCACCAGGATGTCTTGCAAACATAGGCTCTGAATTTAGGACTGTTTTATAATTTAAATCATGTTCTTTTGCTAACTCTAGTAATCTTGGAACAGCAGCCCTCATCCCCACCGAATTTACTTCTTCATCTGGAACAGCTAATAAAAGTACATTTCCATCAAATCTTCCTTCACAGGCTTGCTCAATCATTGCCATTTGTAACGTGAGGCCGCATTTCATGTCCATTGTTCCTCTACCAAATAGCCAATCTCCTTGTTCTATATCTTCACGTACATGGGCTGGTAGTTCATCTTTATGAGAATAAAACATAGACGTTAACTTTTTAGGGTTGAATGCATCCTCTTTCCATACTCCGTAATCTTGTACATCTACAACATCAAAGTGACTAACTAGAATTACGGTATTTTTTGTACAATCGCTTTTCTTTACGAGCGCTGTAACAAAATATCGTCCGTCCCCTGTCGGATTTTTTTGTAAATGATGCGGGTTTTCTTTGAAGTACTGTAAATCAGATAATTGTTCCACAACAAAGTCTGGCAATATTACTTCAGCTTCTGTACCTGTAATACTAGGAATTTCAACTAGACTGCTTAATAATTGAATCAATTGTTCTTTTGATTGCCACTTTGACATATAAATCCCCCTATTTTTCCGCATTATGAAAATGAATTCCAGTATATGAATAAAAAATGACGACAGTTATCAAAATTATGGTTCTGATGTACTGCCGATTTTTATTGATATTTCATGAGCTGCTTGTTTTACCTTATTAATAAGAAAAGATAGTCGATCTTCATTAATACGATGACTAATTAACCCAACACTTAATGCTCCCACTACATTATGATTAAATCCAATAATTGGTGCAGCTACTGAAGCAGTTCCTTCTGTTTTTTCTCCATAACTGACAGCATATCCTTCGTTTCTTATTTGCTTTATTTGATCAAGAAGAATTCGCTTTTGTTCTGGTAAAGCAGGAAGTAGCTGCTCAACAATATATTCCATTTCATTCTGTTTCATATTGGCTAGCATCGTTTTATTTGCAGCACCAATTGAAAGAGGAATCTGTTCCCCTAAGTTATCAATAACTCGAATTTTTAAAGGGCTATCAATTCTTTCAATGATAATAGAATGTGTTCCATTTGGAATGTTCAAATACACACTTTCTTCCACTTCAGAGGCTAATCGCTTCATCACTTCTCTTGCCACAGATCTGTAGTCTACTTTCTCCAATTGACGTAATCCTATTTCCATCCACATGGGCCCGATTTTGTATTGTTTCGTTTCTGAAATTTGCGTAACTAACCCATGCTCGATTAGAGAATTAAGTAATCTATGTACTGTACTAACTGGGAGATGTGTTCTGTCCGCTATATCAGAAATAGCCCAATATTCTTTTTCATTAGTAGAATTTAATAACTTTATAATACTTATCGCTCGATCAATGGACTGTACCATAACTCACCCCAACTTGACTTGTAATATGTTAGTACGCTCAATTACCTATCAATTTAACAAATATTCAAAATGAAATCAATCAGTTTATTTAATTTTCTAAAAATAAATAAACATAACTCAATAATAATTTGAAAGCGCAAACAAAAAAATATTGACTTTTCTTTTTAATTATCTGAAAATTATAACAAGATTTCACATCACGGAATACATTCCACAATACAGAAAAACATCAAACTTTATTCTATCAACTACGAAAGTGAGGAAAACAATGACGCAAGTAAACAATACAAATAATGAATTAAAACGTACGATGAAAAGTAGACACTTATTCATGATTGCACTCGGTGGTGTGATTGGAACGGGGTTATTTAACGGATCTGGCTTTATTATCAGTCAAGCTGGGCCTGGTGGATCCGTACTTGCCTTTATGGCCGGTGGATTATTAATGTATTTCGTTATGCTATGTCTTGGTGAACTCGCTGTAGCCATGCCTGTTTCGGGCTCTTTCCAGGAATATGCCACTAAGTTCATCAATCCTGCAACTGGCTTTACAATCGGATGGTTGTATTGGTTAAGCTGGGCGAATACGACCGGTCTTGAATTTACAACTGCCGGCATTACAATGCAGCGCTGGTTTCCTGATATTCCTGTTTGGGTTTGGTGTTTAATATTTGGCGTTACGATTTTCACTATTAACGCATTATCTGCTCGTAGTTATGCAGAAACAGAATTTTGGTTTTCAAGTATAAAAGTATCTGCCATTATAGCTTTTATAATTCTTGGTGGCGCCGCTATGTTCGGTTTTATTGATTTAAAAGGCGACGAACCAGCTCCGCTATTTTCAAATTTCGTAAATCATGGTGGTTTATTCCCAAATGGACTTGCAGCTATTCTATTAACAATGGTTACAGTCAATTATTCCTTCCAAGGTACAGAGCTTGTCGGAATCGCAGCAGGTGAAAGTGAAGATCCAGCAAAAACTTTACCTCGTTCTATTAGAAATATTATATGGCGCACAATGTTTTTCTTCGTCTTAGCAATCTTTGTTCTTGTTGCTTTAATTCCTTGGGAAGAAGCTGGATTAACAAAGAGCCCATTCGTTGCTGTTTTTGATAATATTGGTATTCCATATGCAGCTGATATTATGAACTTTGTTATTCTTACTGCTGTTCTTTCTGTTGCAAACTCAGGACTATACGCTGCTACTCGAATGCTTTGGTCTTTATCAAAAAACGAAATGGCTCCAGCATTTTTAAAGAAATTATCATCACGTGGGATTCCTCTCAACGCTTTAATCATGACAATAGCTATTTCTGCTTTTTCTCTTTTAACAAGCGTCGTAGCTGCTGAAACGGTTTACTTATGGTTAATTTCCATTTCTGGAGTCATAACAATTATTGTTTGGATGTCAATTTGTGTTTCTCAATTCTTTTTCCGTAAACATTATTTAGCAGACGGAGGAAGATTAGAAGACTTAAAATTTAAAACTCCACTTTATCCACTTGTACCAATTCTTGGTTTTGGATTGTATGGCATTATATTAATCAGTCTTATCTTTATCCCTGAACAACGACTTGGAATCTATTGCACTGTACCATTTATTATCTTTTGTTACACGTACTATCACTTTAAAGTTAAGAAAAGAATTGCTACTAACAGTCAAAGTGAAACTAAAATTAGCGAAACTTCGTAATATTGTACGATACAAAAAAGACCACACGTGGCGTTTCACTTCATGTGTGGTCTTTTTTCATTATTTTAATATGATTTCATCTGAATTTAATGAATATATCCCCTCTCCTACAAAAGTAGTAGAGGGTTCATTTAAACACTTACTACCTCAGTGGGATTTATCACATTCCAATTTCAATATAATAGTAAATAGGTATATCGGATATAGATGTACATTACTAGGCTTATACATATTTCAACTTTAGAATTACATTTACTATTCAATTGGTAGTTACCAATAAAGAGAGGAATGATCATAATAATACAGAACATATACGAAACTCATTTACATGTAAGAAATTTAGAAAAGGCAATAAATTTCTATCAAAACAAGCTAGAATTGACGTTAGCAAGAAAACTCTCCAAAAAAAGAGTGGCTTTCTTTTGGGTCGGAGAAAATAAACAACAAATGCTTGGACTATGGGAAGTAAATAATATCGAAGACTTTGAGCTGAGACATTTTGCTTTTGGTGTAAATTTAGAGTTTTTAATGACTTCTAAAGCGTGGTTAGAGGAACGTGGAATAGAAGTGATAGGAAGTCAAGGAAAAGGAAATCAAGAGCCAATTGTCCAAAGGTGGATGCCCGCTGCAAGTGTATACTTTCTAGATTGTGATAGAAATAAATTAGAATTCATTTCTATGTTACATGACAATCCAGATGAATTAGAATATGCATCCTATTTAAGTGTATGGAATGCGAAACACCAAGAAAAATGAATGAAATTTCCGTTCAAGTCTTTTCTAATTTTTTAGATATAATGTTGTACGATCCACCTTTTGCTATTAATTTTCGTCGGATTTATGAACAGTTATCGTAATGGAAAATTCATGATAACTCCACTTGTTAACATAATGCATTTACTGTCACTTTATATTTGTACTTACGTACGAGCAATTCCTAATCTGCTTCAATTACAATTTGAATTATGTAAATTTTCCTCTTATCTGGCATCTACTCTTTAAACACAAACTCCCCTTAAATCGAAAATGATTAAGGGGAGTTTTATATACGATGCAATTATAGTTCAGATTTCACTCGAACAGAAACATTATTTTTAATTATATTTTTGACATCTTTAAAGCTAACAAAATTGTTACTTTTCTCATCCCAAAGACGGAAACGTAGTGATTGTAAGCTTGTAGCAAGCGTAATCGTTGGTACATTTTTTAACGGAAGCGTATTATTGTGTGCCTCTTCTAGTTTATAGTTAGGTACTCTTGGACTTAAATGGTGAACATGATGGAATCCAATATTACCCGTTAGAAATTGCAAAATTTTAGGAAGCTTATAAAAAGAACTTCCTTCCACTGCCGCTTTCACATATTCCCAATCTTTATCCTCTTCAAAATAAGAATCCTCAAATGTGTGCTGTACGTAAAACAGCCAAATCCCTACTGAACCTGCTATTAAGAATATAGTACCATGTACTAACAGAAACGATTGCCACCCAATTGCCCAGCAAAGTATAGCTACTACAGCAACAATTATAATATTCGTCAAATAAGTATTCATACGTTCTTTCTGTCTTGCACCTTTTCGGTTAAATCTATTTTTAAGCAAGAAAACATAAATCGGACCTAATCCAAACATAACGAATGGATTGCGATATAAACGATATGCTAAACGAAGTCTAAATGGTGCTGCTACATATTCATCAACTGTAAGCGTCCAAATATCCCCTGTACCCCTCTTATCCAAATTACCACTTGTAGCGTGGTGAATAGAATGCTCATGCCCCCACTGATCAAATGGGAATAATGTTAAAACACCCATACACGTTCCAACTATTCTATTTGCACGTCGACTTTTAAAGAACGAATAATGGGTACAATCATGAAAAATAATGAAAATTCTTGTCATAAATCCAGCGGCTAACAGTGCTGGAACTAAAGTTAACCAATAAGAAACTGACAAACTTTTATAAGCAAGGTACCATAAAATAATAAATGGCACGATTGTGTTGATCAGTTGCCAAACACTTTTTTTAATCGTTGATTTTTCAAAAGGAGCAACTTGTTTTTTTAAATTTTTAGTATTTTCTAAGGTCATTGTTCTAATTCCTTTCCTTTTTGTTGCTAATTCATATTATAGCACACTATTAGTATCAGGTGTTAAAAGTAGCTATAATAAATATTTTATACTATGAAAATCTCTTTTTTCTTACTCATTACTTACAAATTTCTTACGTCTAAAATAGGTTCTATAATTGGACAGACGGAGCATTTTATGTATCAAAGAAACTTCGAATTTTTCCAATAAGTACAAAAAAAACAGAGAGTTTTTTCACAAGAAGAAAAAAGCTGCAATCAGTCAGTTTCACCGACTTATCGCAGCTTCTCTTCTTTTTACCTTATTTTATCGATGAAGCCAAACTGCACCTGCAGACTTGTCTTCAGCTTGGCCTACGACTTCAAACTTCAGTCCTAGCTTCGGTAACTTACGTCCTGCATCAGGAATAACGCTGTTGATGTATTGCTTAGAATCATCAAATTTTGCCACTCCTGGTAATCCTTTATAATCAAAGATACCGCGTGTTGGTGAATTTACTTTCCATGCTGGCGTTTGATCAAATGAGAATGCCGCATCAGCAATTTGATAACGCGTACTGCTCTTCACAGTAGGTTTTCCATTTAATGTCCCTACAATTGCCTCTGGATGAGAATCTACTACTCCTAAGAACCCTTCACCTGGATGAACGCCTACCCAGTTATCTGTAAAGCTTTGATCCGC
This genomic interval from Bacillus thuringiensis contains the following:
- the proC gene encoding pyrroline-5-carboxylate reductase; translated protein: MDKQIGFIGCGNMGMAIIGGMLNKKVVSANHVICSDLNTTNLKHANEKYGLTTTTDNNEVAKNADILILSIKPDLYAAVINEIKEVIKNDVIVVTIAAGKSIKSTEEAFDKKLKVVRVMPNTPALVGEGMSALCPNEMVTEKDLEDVLNIFNSFGQAEIVSEKLMDVVTSVSGSSPAYVYMIIEAMADAAVLDGMPRNQAYKFAAQAVLGSAKMVLETGIHPGELKDMVCSPGGTTIEAVATLEEKGLRTAIISAMQRCTQKSIELSSQTKK
- a CDS encoding M20/M25/M40 family metallo-hydrolase, yielding MSKWQSKEQLIQLLSSLVEIPSITGTEAEVILPDFVVEQLSDLQYFKENPHHLQKNPTGDGRYFVTALVKKSDCTKNTVILVSHFDVVDVQDYGVWKEDAFNPKKLTSMFYSHKDELPAHVREDIEQGDWLFGRGTMDMKCGLTLQMAMIEQACEGRFDGNVLLLAVPDEEVNSVGMRAAVPRLLELAKEHDLNYKTVLNSEPMFARHPGDQNKYIYTGSIGKVLPGFLCYGKETHVGEPFAGLNGSYMASLITAELELNTDLCDIVEGEASPPPTNLLQRDLKEDYSVQIPHRAVTLFNLFLLEKSMTDVVSLLRQKVTKIAEKIEEKYEKQAYRFSKYNPFIPPNMKVNVLTYEELIAYAIEQHGQAKIDDIQSSIIKNREEKDDRAVTIDLVDKLAILCKEKAPMIVLFFAPPYYPAVSSRNDPLIKEVVAEMEKYAHYNHNITFENQNYFGGISDLSYVGLQNPLHSMSSLVDNMPLWDKGYSIPLQELEEFDVPVLNMGPVGKDAHQWTERLDVNYAFETLLDMLPKCIEKLLVSNKITQVK
- a CDS encoding IclR family transcriptional regulator, with translation MVQSIDRAISIIKLLNSTNEKEYWAISDIADRTHLPVSTVHRLLNSLIEHGLVTQISETKQYKIGPMWMEIGLRQLEKVDYRSVAREVMKRLASEVEESVYLNIPNGTHSIIIERIDSPLKIRVIDNLGEQIPLSIGAANKTMLANMKQNEMEYIVEQLLPALPEQKRILLDQIKQIRNEGYAVSYGEKTEGTASVAAPIIGFNHNVVGALSVGLISHRINEDRLSFLINKVKQAAHEISIKIGSTSEP
- a CDS encoding amino acid permease — translated: MTQVNNTNNELKRTMKSRHLFMIALGGVIGTGLFNGSGFIISQAGPGGSVLAFMAGGLLMYFVMLCLGELAVAMPVSGSFQEYATKFINPATGFTIGWLYWLSWANTTGLEFTTAGITMQRWFPDIPVWVWCLIFGVTIFTINALSARSYAETEFWFSSIKVSAIIAFIILGGAAMFGFIDLKGDEPAPLFSNFVNHGGLFPNGLAAILLTMVTVNYSFQGTELVGIAAGESEDPAKTLPRSIRNIIWRTMFFFVLAIFVLVALIPWEEAGLTKSPFVAVFDNIGIPYAADIMNFVILTAVLSVANSGLYAATRMLWSLSKNEMAPAFLKKLSSRGIPLNALIMTIAISAFSLLTSVVAAETVYLWLISISGVITIIVWMSICVSQFFFRKHYLADGGRLEDLKFKTPLYPLVPILGFGLYGIILISLIFIPEQRLGIYCTVPFIIFCYTYYHFKVKKRIATNSQSETKISETS
- a CDS encoding VOC family protein, with amino-acid sequence MIQNIYETHLHVRNLEKAINFYQNKLELTLARKLSKKRVAFFWVGENKQQMLGLWEVNNIEDFELRHFAFGVNLEFLMTSKAWLEERGIEVIGSQGKGNQEPIVQRWMPAASVYFLDCDRNKLEFISMLHDNPDELEYASYLSVWNAKHQEK
- a CDS encoding fatty acid desaturase; this translates as MTLENTKNLKKQVAPFEKSTIKKSVWQLINTIVPFIILWYLAYKSLSVSYWLTLVPALLAAGFMTRIFIIFHDCTHYSFFKSRRANRIVGTCMGVLTLFPFDQWGHEHSIHHATSGNLDKRGTGDIWTLTVDEYVAAPFRLRLAYRLYRNPFVMFGLGPIYVFLLKNRFNRKGARQKERMNTYLTNIIIVAVVAILCWAIGWQSFLLVHGTIFLIAGSVGIWLFYVQHTFEDSYFEEDKDWEYVKAAVEGSSFYKLPKILQFLTGNIGFHHVHHLSPRVPNYKLEEAHNNTLPLKNVPTITLATSLQSLRFRLWDEKSNNFVSFKDVKNIIKNNVSVRVKSEL